The Desmonostoc muscorum LEGE 12446 genome includes a region encoding these proteins:
- a CDS encoding putative molybdenum carrier protein: MANSLKIVSGGQTGADRAALDWAIAHQVPHGGWCPRGRKAEDGVINPRYNLTETPSDEYSQRTEWNVRDSDGTVIFSIAQKLFAGTLLTAQLAQKYQKPCIHICKELTHINPVSELLLFILNYKIVTLNVAETRASDEPDVYQFVKITFEEAIFYKKNNYNHVLRYKMKIK, encoded by the coding sequence ATGGCTAACAGCTTAAAAATAGTTTCTGGTGGTCAAACTGGAGCAGACCGCGCAGCTCTGGATTGGGCTATAGCTCATCAAGTTCCTCACGGAGGCTGGTGTCCTAGAGGACGGAAAGCAGAAGATGGTGTTATTAATCCACGCTATAACCTAACTGAAACACCATCAGATGAATATTCCCAGCGGACTGAATGGAATGTCCGCGACTCTGATGGAACTGTTATATTTTCTATTGCTCAAAAACTTTTCGCCGGCACTTTATTAACTGCCCAATTAGCTCAAAAATATCAGAAACCTTGTATACATATATGTAAAGAATTAACCCATATAAATCCTGTCAGCGAATTATTATTATTTATTTTAAACTATAAAATAGTTACTCTTAATGTTGCAGAAACAAGAGCTTCCGATGAACCAGATGTATATCAGTTTGTAAAAATTACTTTTGAAGAAGCTATTTTTTATAAAAAAAATAATTATAATCACGTTTTACGATACAAAATGAAAATTAAATAA